A region of Streptomyces sp. NBC_01750 DNA encodes the following proteins:
- a CDS encoding LAETG motif-containing sortase-dependent surface protein — MFSASSVRRRGAARRLTVAAVVSGLIATGSMAGAGAAAVDDDGGQHQGGAVATLDGLKTFDRAVLHTNGRNHEIPAGVFEMTVDGGGRLKTYCIDIHNPTQEQAKYLETPWNQTSLGTNKNAGRIRWILQHSYPQIDDLAALAKEAGTGPLSERTAAAGTQVAIWRYSDEADVDALDPQAEKLADWLEKAAKDVAEPKASFSLEPNAVSGPAGGRLGPVTVRTDADRVTVNPPADAAASGIKVTDATGKPVTSAVNGAQLYFDIPAGAIDGSATLTAQATTSVPVGRAFAGATKSQTQILAGSSETTVSADATATWAKAGAIPALSAKKNCVKGGVDITATNKGDAPFTFELMGFKHSIPARASRTVTIPVAEDQAYDFTITGPDGFEKTFKGVLDCKTTGTSGPETDTPLSQPSPASAGGTSAGLEGDLAETGSSSATPMIAGIAIALVVIGGGAVFFLRKKKSTATEE, encoded by the coding sequence GTGTTCTCTGCGTCGTCTGTACGCAGGCGGGGCGCTGCTCGTCGTCTTACTGTCGCGGCTGTGGTGTCGGGCCTCATCGCGACGGGCTCCATGGCCGGCGCGGGTGCGGCCGCCGTCGACGACGACGGCGGCCAGCACCAGGGGGGCGCGGTCGCCACTCTTGACGGGCTGAAGACCTTCGACCGGGCCGTGCTCCACACGAACGGCAGGAATCACGAGATCCCCGCCGGGGTGTTCGAGATGACCGTCGACGGCGGCGGCCGGCTGAAGACGTACTGCATCGACATCCACAACCCGACCCAGGAGCAGGCGAAGTACCTGGAGACGCCGTGGAACCAGACGTCGCTCGGCACCAACAAGAACGCGGGCAGGATCCGCTGGATCCTGCAGCACTCCTACCCGCAGATCGACGACCTGGCGGCGCTGGCCAAGGAAGCGGGCACCGGGCCGCTCTCCGAGAGGACCGCTGCGGCAGGCACTCAGGTCGCCATCTGGCGCTACTCGGACGAGGCGGACGTCGACGCCCTGGACCCACAGGCGGAGAAGCTCGCTGACTGGCTCGAGAAGGCGGCCAAGGACGTCGCGGAGCCCAAGGCCTCGTTCAGCCTGGAGCCGAACGCGGTCTCCGGCCCGGCCGGCGGCCGGCTCGGCCCCGTCACGGTCCGCACCGACGCCGACCGGGTCACCGTGAACCCGCCGGCCGACGCCGCCGCCAGCGGCATCAAGGTCACCGACGCGACCGGCAAGCCCGTCACTTCCGCCGTCAACGGCGCCCAGCTGTACTTCGACATCCCGGCCGGCGCCATTGACGGTTCGGCGACGCTGACCGCGCAGGCGACTACCTCCGTGCCGGTGGGCCGGGCGTTCGCCGGAGCGACCAAGAGCCAGACCCAGATCCTGGCCGGCTCCAGCGAGACGACGGTCTCCGCGGACGCCACCGCCACCTGGGCGAAGGCGGGCGCGATACCGGCGCTCTCCGCGAAGAAGAACTGCGTCAAGGGCGGCGTCGACATCACCGCCACCAACAAGGGCGACGCTCCGTTCACCTTCGAGCTGATGGGCTTCAAGCACTCAATCCCGGCCCGCGCGTCCAGGACCGTCACCATTCCGGTCGCCGAGGACCAGGCGTACGACTTCACCATCACCGGGCCCGACGGCTTCGAGAAGACCTTCAAGGGCGTACTGGACTGCAAGACCACCGGCACCTCGGGCCCGGAGACGGACACCCCCTTGTCCCAGCCCAGCCCGGCCTCGGCAGGCGGCACCTCCGCCGGCCTCGAGGGCGACCTCGCCGAGACCGGCAGCTCCAGCGCCACTCCGATGATCGCGGGCATCGCCATCGCGCTGGTCGTCATCGGCGGCGGCGCGGTCTTCTTCCTCCGCAAGAAGAAGTCGACGGCCACAGAGGAGTAA
- a CDS encoding dynamin family protein, producing the protein MDARPQLIDALSALRDRVAAVRLPLPLPGTPRARQTRTELLAQLDDYLVPRLKEPEAPLLAVVGGSTGAGKSTLVNSLVGRRVSEAGVLRPTTRTPVLVCHPDDHHWFAGMRVLPQLTRVWLPPQDETEGPDDGAREAEEENSLRIETAATLPRGLALLDAPDIDSLVVENRLLAAELICAADIWVMVTTASRYADAVPWHLLRTAKQYNATLVTVLDRVPHQVIADVSRQYAALLTKAGLGEVPRFTIPELPESAGGGNGLLPTTAVSPLFSWLAHRAQDPAARQQAAGRTAAGVIDSLNTRMPELAGAVAAQYAAAVRLTGAVEEAYEREGERVRQRLRSGAVLAGDARTRWRGFPRDSSAGELLDSLVASLSSLLQCAVAAADEHVQEAWRREPAAAALTVRGRPDLESVERIGIAVRRWRRVLEELAEEEVRRLERIAASDPETVAALLAAALLGGRRARSAGEQLAERIGAQSALRLRDRGGELVTAYIEDVLHGERDRCLAPIDALEVTPEPQAELIAALSVLQKER; encoded by the coding sequence TTGGATGCACGGCCTCAGCTGATCGACGCACTATCCGCCCTCCGCGACCGTGTCGCCGCCGTGCGTCTCCCCCTCCCTCTGCCCGGCACTCCGCGTGCCCGGCAGACGCGCACCGAGCTGCTCGCACAACTCGACGACTATCTCGTGCCCCGGCTCAAGGAGCCCGAAGCGCCGCTCCTCGCGGTCGTCGGCGGATCCACCGGGGCCGGGAAGTCGACCCTCGTCAACTCCCTTGTGGGGCGGCGTGTCAGCGAGGCCGGCGTGCTGCGGCCCACCACGCGTACGCCCGTGCTCGTGTGCCACCCCGACGATCACCACTGGTTCGCCGGGATGCGTGTGCTGCCCCAGCTCACCCGCGTATGGCTGCCGCCGCAGGACGAGACCGAAGGGCCCGACGACGGCGCGCGCGAGGCCGAGGAGGAAAACTCGCTGCGGATCGAGACCGCCGCAACGCTGCCCCGCGGGCTCGCGCTCCTCGACGCCCCCGACATCGACTCGCTCGTCGTGGAGAACCGTCTGCTGGCGGCCGAGTTGATCTGCGCCGCCGATATCTGGGTGATGGTGACCACCGCCTCGCGGTACGCCGACGCCGTGCCGTGGCATCTGCTGCGTACCGCGAAGCAGTACAACGCCACGCTGGTCACGGTCCTCGACCGGGTGCCGCACCAGGTCATCGCGGACGTGTCGCGGCAGTACGCGGCGTTGCTGACGAAGGCCGGCCTCGGCGAGGTGCCGCGGTTCACCATCCCGGAGCTGCCCGAGTCGGCGGGCGGTGGGAACGGTCTGCTGCCCACCACCGCGGTCAGCCCGCTCTTCAGCTGGCTCGCCCACCGGGCGCAGGACCCGGCGGCCAGACAGCAGGCCGCGGGGCGTACCGCGGCAGGCGTGATCGACTCGCTCAATACGCGGATGCCCGAGCTCGCGGGCGCGGTGGCCGCCCAGTACGCGGCGGCCGTACGCCTCACCGGCGCGGTGGAGGAGGCTTACGAGAGGGAGGGCGAGCGGGTGCGCCAGCGGCTCCGGTCCGGTGCCGTGCTCGCCGGGGACGCGCGGACCCGCTGGCGAGGCTTTCCGCGCGACAGCTCTGCGGGCGAGCTGCTGGACTCCCTCGTCGCCAGCCTCTCGTCGCTGCTCCAGTGCGCCGTCGCCGCCGCCGACGAGCATGTCCAGGAGGCCTGGCGGCGCGAGCCGGCCGCGGCAGCGCTGACCGTCCGGGGGCGCCCGGACCTGGAGTCGGTGGAGCGGATCGGGATCGCCGTTCGCCGCTGGCGACGGGTGCTGGAGGAGCTGGCCGAGGAAGAGGTACGCCGGCTGGAGCGTATCGCCGCGTCCGACCCCGAGACGGTGGCAGCGCTCCTCGCGGCCGCGCTGCTCGGCGGGCGCCGCGCCCGCAGCGCGGGGGAGCAGCTCGCCGAGCGGATCGGGGCACAGAGCGCGCTGCGGCTGCGTGACAGGGGCGGCGAGCTGGTGACGGCGTACATCGAAGACGTACTGCACGGCGAACGCGACCGCTGTCTCGCCCCCATCGACGCACTCGAAGTGACCCCTGAACCGCAGGCCGAGCTGATCGCCGCGCTGTCCGTACTGCAGAAGGAGAGGTGA
- the proP gene encoding glycine betaine/L-proline transporter ProP encodes MLRTLLRRRKKPLIADDVTVTDRSEVRRAVSAAALGNMMEWFDFGVYAYMAATLGKVFFPSSSPGVQVVSSFATFAAAFVVRPLGGLIFGPLGDRIGRQRVLSATMIMMAVGTFAVGLLPGYNAIGFTAPLLLVVCRLVQGFSTGGEYAGATTYIAEYAPDTRRGFLGSWLDFGTFIGFSLGSGLVTVLTASLGPDSMVDWGWRIPFLLAGPLGLIGLYMRLRLEETPAFLEESERRHKEVAKLGAGGEEDPVEQARQSGKGRLKEIFTKHWQAFLICMGLVLLYNVTSYMVTSYLPTYMIQTLGQSETTAQLLVLGTMLVVALTITLVGRSSDRWGRRPLFMIGSIALVVLALPAILLIREGGVVLPGIGCLILGLLLVCFAGTAAATLPALFPTRLRYGALSIAYNISVSLFGGTTPLIAAALVEGTGNELVPAYYLMAAGVIGFISSLFLHETAGKPLRGSGPMVETPEQARELVAGSRTEASRRARDAWLHLRHPRGWHHGDGDN; translated from the coding sequence ATGCTGCGTACTCTGCTGCGGCGCCGCAAGAAGCCGCTGATCGCCGACGACGTCACCGTCACCGACAGGTCCGAGGTGCGGCGCGCGGTCTCGGCCGCGGCGCTCGGCAACATGATGGAGTGGTTCGACTTCGGCGTTTACGCCTATATGGCGGCCACGCTGGGCAAGGTCTTCTTCCCGTCCAGTTCCCCCGGTGTGCAGGTGGTCTCGAGCTTCGCCACCTTTGCCGCGGCATTCGTCGTGCGCCCACTCGGCGGCCTGATCTTCGGCCCGCTTGGCGACCGTATCGGCCGCCAGCGGGTGCTCTCGGCGACCATGATCATGATGGCGGTCGGCACCTTCGCGGTCGGATTGCTGCCCGGCTACAACGCCATCGGCTTCACCGCTCCACTGCTGCTCGTCGTCTGTCGTCTTGTGCAGGGCTTCTCCACCGGCGGTGAGTACGCCGGAGCCACCACCTACATCGCCGAGTACGCACCGGACACGCGTCGGGGCTTCCTCGGCAGCTGGCTCGACTTCGGGACCTTCATCGGCTTCTCTCTCGGCTCCGGCCTGGTCACCGTGCTCACCGCCTCCCTCGGCCCCGACAGCATGGTGGACTGGGGCTGGCGGATCCCCTTCCTGCTCGCCGGACCACTCGGGCTGATCGGCCTCTACATGCGACTGCGGCTGGAGGAGACCCCTGCCTTCCTGGAGGAGTCCGAACGGAGGCACAAGGAGGTTGCGAAGCTGGGGGCGGGAGGCGAGGAGGACCCGGTCGAGCAGGCCCGCCAGTCCGGCAAGGGCCGGCTGAAGGAAATCTTCACCAAGCACTGGCAGGCATTCCTGATCTGCATGGGGCTGGTGCTCCTGTACAACGTCACCAGTTACATGGTCACCTCGTACCTGCCGACGTACATGATCCAGACTCTGGGGCAGAGCGAGACCACCGCACAACTGCTGGTGCTCGGCACCATGCTGGTGGTCGCGCTGACCATCACCCTGGTCGGCCGCAGCTCCGACCGCTGGGGGCGCAGACCTCTGTTCATGATCGGCAGCATCGCCCTGGTGGTGCTGGCTCTGCCCGCGATACTCCTGATCCGGGAGGGCGGCGTCGTGCTGCCGGGCATCGGCTGCCTGATCCTGGGCCTTCTCCTGGTCTGCTTCGCCGGTACCGCCGCTGCGACGCTTCCGGCGCTCTTCCCCACCCGGCTGCGCTACGGGGCGCTGTCGATTGCCTACAACATCTCCGTTTCGCTGTTCGGCGGTACGACGCCTCTGATCGCCGCGGCGCTGGTGGAGGGGACCGGGAACGAGCTCGTCCCCGCCTACTACCTGATGGCCGCCGGAGTGATCGGCTTCATCTCGTCCCTGTTCCTGCACGAGACGGCCGGCAAGCCGCTACGAGGTTCCGGACCGATGGTCGAGACCCCGGAGCAGGCCCGCGAACTGGTCGCGGGCAGCCGGACCGAGGCGAGCCGCCGGGCCCGCGACGCCTGGCTCCATCTGCGCCATCCCCGGGGGTGGCACCACGGCGACGGGGACAACTGA
- a CDS encoding anthrone oxygenase family protein codes for MATLLLALAIISTGLYAGMMLIFRTGIMPALARLSDDQFVTVMSRINEAVPRAVFMLVFLSIVVFPAAALAVPVDGRTDTQRWLIIAGLVCAVLNHLITIGGNIPLNKALASAESASPAVPAGQARAAFESRWNFLHLIRTLFTLASFALLVSAAL; via the coding sequence ATGGCCACCCTCCTCCTCGCCCTCGCCATCATCTCAACAGGTCTGTACGCGGGCATGATGCTGATCTTCCGGACCGGGATCATGCCCGCGCTCGCCCGGCTGTCGGACGACCAGTTCGTGACGGTCATGAGCCGCATCAACGAGGCCGTGCCGCGCGCTGTGTTCATGCTGGTCTTCCTCTCGATCGTGGTGTTTCCGGCCGCGGCCCTGGCCGTCCCGGTCGACGGCCGCACGGACACCCAGCGGTGGCTGATCATCGCGGGCCTGGTGTGCGCGGTCCTCAACCACCTGATCACCATCGGCGGCAACATCCCACTGAACAAGGCTCTCGCCTCGGCCGAGTCGGCCTCCCCGGCTGTCCCCGCCGGCCAGGCGCGCGCCGCCTTCGAGTCCCGCTGGAACTTCCTCCATCTGATCCGCACTCTGTTCACGCTCGCGTCGTTCGCGCTGCTCGTCAGTGCCGCGCTGTAG
- a CDS encoding single-stranded DNA-binding protein — protein sequence MNDTMVTVVGNVATNVEYRESASGGVARFRFAVTPRRYERQSGSWSDGHTSFYTVFAWRTLAANLAGSVSVGEPLLVHGRLRVREEERDGKRRTFVDIEAVAVGHDLTRGTSAFRRVVKAEPNLTERPQGVPASVS from the coding sequence ATGAACGACACGATGGTGACGGTGGTGGGCAATGTCGCCACGAATGTGGAGTACCGGGAATCGGCGTCGGGAGGGGTGGCGCGATTCCGCTTCGCGGTGACGCCGAGACGGTACGAGCGGCAGAGTGGGAGCTGGTCGGACGGACACACCAGCTTCTACACGGTCTTCGCCTGGCGGACGCTCGCCGCGAATCTCGCCGGCTCCGTGTCCGTCGGTGAACCTCTGCTGGTCCATGGGCGGTTGAGGGTGCGCGAGGAGGAGCGGGACGGGAAGCGGAGGACGTTCGTGGACATCGAGGCGGTGGCGGTGGGACACGACCTGACGCGGGGAACGTCTGCGTTCCGCCGAGTGGTGAAGGCGGAACCGAATCTGACGGAACGTCCGCAGGGAGTGCCGGCATCCGTGTCCTGA
- a CDS encoding YfjP family GTPase, which translates to MTAITDDENEAAGRWDDGLIARRAGGREEDPGTEAEEDLLGEVHVPIGGPYIGPLRVRLDALRELIGLSRTRLDGRTLAEAGRVLDEAAARQRLSSRHTVVAIAGATGSGKSTLFNALAEVPISETGLRRPTTSAPIACTWSEGSAGLLDRLAIPPRLRRRPLAGGDEELSGLVLVDLPDHDSAMVRHREQVDRVLALVDAVIWVVDPEKYADAALHERYLRPLAGHAEITFVVLNQVDRLSCDAADQVLDDLRRLLDEDGIALGEHGEPGATVLPLSALTGSGVGELRELLGKFVQEKNAAARRLSADVDAAAAKLLTVYVAEGRTGLGERSREDFAARLAEAVGAKAAGETAEREWLRNASRACGTPWLRLWRWYERTRMRGSGLRPAAPVEDELTARQRVEQAVRAVADEASHGLPGPWGQAVREAALRGAEGLPEALDELALREAGATSGRPPRAAWWPAGVLAQVAMTLLQVYGGLWLVGQIIGVLEPGLVPPALVMLAGIVGGPLVEWACAAAARGPARRYGQDAQRRLQEAAAACGRAKVLDPVVTELMRYQEVRERYSTVSGPGRPTAGVTKLSTVVR; encoded by the coding sequence GTGACCGCCATCACTGACGACGAGAACGAGGCCGCCGGCCGCTGGGATGACGGGCTGATCGCCCGGCGGGCCGGCGGCCGGGAGGAGGACCCCGGGACGGAAGCGGAGGAGGACCTCCTGGGCGAGGTGCATGTGCCGATCGGCGGTCCCTATATCGGGCCGCTGAGGGTCAGGCTGGACGCGCTGCGCGAGCTGATCGGGCTGTCGCGTACCCGGCTGGACGGCAGGACCCTCGCGGAGGCGGGGCGGGTACTGGACGAGGCGGCCGCCCGGCAGCGGCTCTCGTCGCGGCACACGGTCGTCGCCATCGCGGGCGCTACGGGGAGCGGGAAATCGACGTTGTTCAACGCGCTCGCCGAGGTACCGATCTCGGAGACCGGGCTGCGCAGACCCACCACGTCCGCGCCCATCGCCTGCACCTGGTCGGAGGGTTCGGCCGGTCTCCTCGACCGGCTCGCCATCCCACCGCGGCTGCGGCGCAGACCGCTCGCCGGCGGCGACGAGGAGCTGTCCGGGCTCGTCCTCGTCGATCTGCCCGATCACGACTCGGCCATGGTCAGACACCGGGAGCAGGTGGACCGGGTGCTGGCACTGGTGGACGCGGTGATCTGGGTCGTCGACCCGGAGAAGTACGCGGACGCCGCGCTGCACGAGCGGTATCTGCGGCCGCTCGCAGGGCACGCGGAGATCACCTTCGTGGTGCTCAACCAGGTGGACCGGCTCTCGTGCGATGCTGCCGACCAGGTGCTCGACGATCTGCGCCGGCTCCTCGACGAGGACGGCATCGCGCTCGGTGAACACGGCGAGCCCGGCGCCACGGTGCTCCCGCTCTCGGCGCTCACCGGCAGCGGTGTCGGTGAACTGCGCGAGCTGCTCGGGAAGTTCGTTCAGGAGAAGAACGCCGCGGCGCGCCGGCTGTCCGCCGACGTGGACGCGGCCGCCGCGAAGCTGCTCACGGTGTACGTCGCCGAAGGGCGTACCGGTCTGGGTGAGCGCTCGCGCGAGGACTTCGCCGCACGGCTGGCGGAGGCGGTGGGCGCGAAGGCGGCGGGCGAGACCGCGGAGCGCGAGTGGCTCAGGAATGCGAGCCGGGCTTGTGGGACGCCGTGGCTGCGGCTGTGGCGCTGGTACGAGCGCACGCGTATGCGCGGGAGCGGGTTGAGGCCTGCGGCCCCTGTGGAGGACGAGCTCACGGCACGGCAGCGGGTCGAGCAGGCGGTGCGTGCGGTCGCGGACGAGGCGTCACACGGGCTGCCGGGGCCGTGGGGGCAGGCCGTGCGCGAGGCCGCGCTTCGCGGTGCCGAAGGGCTGCCCGAGGCGCTGGACGAACTGGCGCTGCGCGAGGCGGGGGCGACGAGCGGCCGGCCGCCGCGTGCCGCGTGGTGGCCGGCCGGGGTGCTGGCGCAGGTGGCGATGACGCTGCTCCAAGTCTACGGAGGCCTGTGGCTGGTGGGCCAGATCATCGGTGTACTGGAGCCGGGCCTTGTGCCGCCGGCGCTGGTGATGCTCGCGGGGATCGTGGGCGGGCCGCTGGTGGAGTGGGCGTGCGCGGCGGCGGCCAGGGGGCCGGCGCGCCGGTACGGGCAGGACGCACAGCGACGGCTGCAGGAGGCGGCCGCGGCGTGCGGGCGGGCGAAGGTGCTCGATCCGGTCGTGACGGAGCTCATGCGGTACCAGGAGGTACGCGAGCGTTACTCGACCGTCTCGGGGCCCGGGAGGCCGACTGCGGGGGTGACGAAGTTGTCCACAGTGGTGCGGTAG